A stretch of Chthonomonadales bacterium DNA encodes these proteins:
- a CDS encoding proline--tRNA ligase translates to MPKEGITPRDQDHAQWYLDIVSKAELADYSPVRGCMVIRPTGYAIWENIQRELDRRIKATGHVNAYFPLFIPMSFLQKEARHVEGFAPEVAVVTHGGGEELAEPLVVRPTSEAIIGHSFARWVHSWRDLPLLINQWANVVRWEMRTRPFLRTTEFLWQEGHTAHASEAEAEEEALRVLHEVYADFAEREMALPVYRGLKTERERFAGALRTYAIEAMMQDGRALQAGTSHNLGQNFARAFDIAYQTASNEEDYAWTTSWGVSTRLVGALIMAHSDDEGLVCPPRLAPIQVVVVPIYKGDEERATVMEVASRVAATLGERYRLHLDDRDQLTPGFKFNEWEVKGVPVRVEIGPRDVQKGTAAVARRDRPGREGKAFVEQAGLTDYVGGLLGEVQSSLYERALRFRDEHTVDVASYDALVEAVDTGFARAYWDGTSEEEERVQNETRASIRVILFEKAERAGRCVLTGRETTRQVLFARAY, encoded by the coding sequence TTGCCGAAGGAAGGGATCACCCCGCGGGACCAGGACCATGCCCAGTGGTACCTTGACATCGTGAGCAAGGCGGAACTGGCAGACTACTCCCCGGTGCGCGGCTGCATGGTCATCCGGCCGACGGGGTACGCGATATGGGAGAACATCCAGCGCGAGCTCGATCGCCGCATCAAGGCGACCGGCCACGTGAACGCGTACTTCCCCCTGTTCATCCCGATGAGCTTCCTTCAGAAGGAGGCACGGCACGTGGAGGGATTCGCGCCCGAGGTGGCCGTCGTGACGCACGGAGGCGGCGAGGAGCTCGCCGAGCCGCTCGTAGTTCGCCCGACCTCGGAGGCCATCATCGGACACAGCTTCGCCCGATGGGTGCACTCGTGGCGCGACCTGCCCCTGCTCATCAACCAGTGGGCCAATGTCGTCCGCTGGGAGATGCGCACGCGCCCCTTCCTGCGCACGACCGAGTTCCTGTGGCAGGAGGGCCACACGGCGCACGCCTCCGAGGCCGAGGCCGAGGAAGAAGCGCTCCGCGTGCTCCATGAGGTCTACGCCGACTTCGCGGAGCGCGAGATGGCGCTCCCCGTCTACCGCGGCCTCAAGACGGAGCGCGAGCGGTTCGCCGGCGCGCTGCGCACCTACGCCATCGAGGCGATGATGCAGGACGGACGCGCACTGCAGGCCGGCACCTCGCATAACCTCGGCCAGAACTTCGCGCGAGCCTTTGACATCGCCTATCAGACCGCCTCCAATGAGGAGGACTACGCCTGGACGACTTCGTGGGGCGTCTCGACGCGGCTCGTGGGAGCGCTGATCATGGCCCACTCCGACGACGAGGGGCTCGTGTGCCCGCCCAGGCTGGCTCCCATTCAGGTCGTCGTCGTCCCAATCTACAAGGGCGACGAGGAGCGCGCCACCGTGATGGAGGTGGCCTCGCGCGTGGCGGCCACGCTCGGCGAGCGGTATCGACTCCATCTCGACGATCGCGACCAGCTTACGCCGGGCTTCAAGTTCAACGAGTGGGAGGTGAAGGGCGTGCCCGTGCGCGTGGAGATCGGGCCGCGCGACGTGCAGAAGGGCACGGCTGCCGTCGCGCGCCGCGACCGGCCCGGCCGCGAGGGCAAGGCGTTCGTGGAGCAGGCCGGCCTGACCGACTACGTCGGGGGGTTACTGGGCGAGGTGCAGAGCAGCCTCTACGAGCGCGCGCTGCGCTTTCGCGACGAGCACACGGTGGACGTCGCCTCGTACGACGCGCTGGTCGAGGCCGTCGATACCGGGTTCGCGCGGGCCTACTGGGACGGAACGAGCGAGGAGGAGGAGCGCGTGCAGAACGAGACGCGCGCCAGCATTCGCGTCATCCTATTCGAGAAGGCGGAGCGCGCCGGCCGGTGCGTGCTGACGGGCCGCGAGACGACGCGCCAGGTGCTCTTCGCCCGGGCCTACTGA
- a CDS encoding glycosyltransferase family 2 protein → MTSVVVPAYNEAPRVGATVAAILTIPEVGEILVVDDGSVDDTAEQADAAGATVLRLPNNLGKAGALAIGVPATRGAIVMMLDADLGGSAAGAGLLLGPVASGEADMAIATFPANSGRRGGFGLVVALARWGIRRATGRAMVAPLSGQRAFIREVWDRAGGRATGFGVETAFTIDALRAGFRVVEVPTTMSHRATGRDLTGFRHRARQLAAVARALAPRLRR, encoded by the coding sequence ATGACGAGCGTCGTCGTTCCCGCCTACAACGAGGCGCCGCGCGTCGGCGCGACGGTGGCGGCCATCCTGACCATCCCCGAGGTCGGCGAGATCCTGGTGGTCGACGACGGCTCCGTGGACGACACCGCCGAGCAGGCCGACGCCGCCGGCGCCACCGTTCTCCGCCTGCCTAACAACCTCGGCAAGGCCGGAGCGCTCGCCATCGGCGTGCCGGCAACGCGGGGCGCCATCGTGATGATGCTGGACGCCGACCTTGGCGGCTCGGCGGCCGGGGCCGGGCTTCTGCTCGGCCCGGTGGCGTCGGGCGAGGCCGACATGGCGATCGCGACCTTTCCGGCGAACAGCGGCCGCCGCGGCGGCTTCGGGCTGGTCGTCGCCCTGGCGCGGTGGGGCATCCGGCGCGCGACGGGGCGCGCCATGGTGGCGCCACTCTCCGGGCAGCGCGCCTTCATCCGCGAGGTCTGGGACCGCGCGGGCGGGCGCGCAACGGGCTTCGGGGTTGAGACCGCATTCACCATCGACGCGCTTCGCGCCGGGTTCCGCGTGGTGGAGGTACCGACCACGATGTCGCACCGGGCGACGGGGCGCGACCTGACCGGCTTCCGGCACCGTGCCCGCCAACTCGCGGCCGTGGCGCGAGCCCTGGCGCCCCGGCTCCGGCGGTGA
- a CDS encoding copper transporter, whose amino-acid sequence MAPGIRYHLLTLIAVFLALAIGMVIGGSYLPGAIVSGLTRQIRELNARFTEEVGPLREQNRRQADAIGALVPMVVGGRLKGMRLAIVQTGDYGDLATRLRDELTRAGARIPSLVTIPPDYRTRSQMTAERWLPALRAWHPGLPREPASPMRVLASVLASGDNGADARALEASRLIDVDGSLTHGVDGVVLVGGTGQLGESRVDAVDVPLALALRGLGVEVVLAEPETVEASSVSALSAAGASTVDNADTTLGTAALVLALQSPRGDFGARATATSGLLPAPPAAR is encoded by the coding sequence TTGGCCCCGGGAATTCGCTACCACCTGCTTACGCTCATTGCCGTCTTCCTCGCCCTCGCCATCGGCATGGTGATCGGCGGCTCATACCTGCCCGGCGCCATCGTCTCCGGACTGACACGGCAGATCCGCGAGTTGAACGCGCGCTTCACCGAGGAGGTGGGCCCGCTCCGGGAGCAGAACCGCCGGCAAGCCGACGCGATCGGCGCTCTCGTCCCAATGGTCGTCGGCGGTCGCCTCAAGGGCATGCGTCTCGCCATCGTGCAGACAGGCGACTATGGCGATCTGGCCACTCGTCTGCGCGACGAGCTCACCCGTGCGGGCGCCCGGATTCCCTCGCTTGTGACGATTCCGCCGGACTACCGCACGCGAAGCCAGATGACCGCGGAGCGATGGCTGCCGGCGCTGCGTGCGTGGCATCCCGGCCTCCCGCGCGAGCCCGCCTCGCCGATGCGTGTGCTGGCTTCCGTGCTCGCCAGTGGCGACAACGGCGCGGACGCGCGAGCGCTGGAGGCGAGTCGCCTGATCGACGTGGACGGCAGTCTCACACACGGGGTTGACGGGGTCGTGCTCGTGGGCGGGACGGGCCAGCTCGGCGAGAGCCGCGTTGACGCCGTCGACGTTCCCCTGGCGCTCGCCCTGCGAGGACTCGGTGTGGAGGTCGTGCTCGCCGAGCCCGAGACCGTCGAGGCCTCCAGCGTGTCGGCACTCAGCGCCGCCGGCGCCTCGACCGTCGACAACGCCGACACGACGCTCGGCACGGCGGCCCTCGTGCTGGCGCTGCAGAGCCCGCGCGGCGACTTCGGCGCCAGGGCGACCGCAACCAGCGGGCTGCTGCCGGCGCCTCCAGCCGCGCGATGA
- a CDS encoding VWA domain-containing protein: MPIRFAATPPETALLVVLACGVALFVWRVAAASVSDLTPRRRHGASVARLVLLALVLAPLAHPAWVALTTRLCVVFAIDSSRSIQPGQSAAAERYVAAALRGMRPGDQAAVATFAAALQVHLPPTERLSLAPLTHAGNLDATDLGGAVAGAASLVPPGAVGKVVLLSDGNDTAGRALADTSALAASGVSVDTVPLAASLRSEVLVEGMEAPARAAVGQPFEAVVTLRSLGSAGGRLTVTADGATVAARRVDMRAGRTPVTVTVPGRRAGACRLQAILLADRGADTWPQNNRGAAIVVVRSRPRVLYAAEEHSTGRYLGAALGAHGIDLVPRRPADMPSSAQELQRFDAILLADAPASAISDTQAAALLTACRDLGVGLGMVGGESSFGVGGYRGSPLEAALPVRLDIRDMRRIPPVSVALAIDRSSSMEEGAGPGRRKLDLALEAAARAVEALKPDDRMAVVAFAEAADTVVPLTRVTDRGSVLSRIAAITTGGGTSVYSGLAAAFEQVRGGAPGVRHIILLTDGQSNDPDYGGLVRRMRAARVTLTCVAVGGGTGSVNEPLLSSLAAQCGGRFFRVDRVQEIPRIYLQEIQRISSRPIIERSFVPIAAASPIPLPRGVGSSLPPLLGYNLTRPAPGANVLLRAPGGDPVLALGRYGLGRTLAFTSDAQNRWGVHWVAWRGYPAFWAQAMRWLMRPPESRGLRASVTVRGSTARIVARAVGADGRPVDGLALVARVAGPGGAASPSGGIPLAASGPGRYEAAFDAAQPGSYAVNVVRDGAGSAGGAARAALVVPYPPEYRTVQTDRFLLSSLARAAGGEMTQDPARAFGERRAAVASSVPLWRALVLLALLLLPCDVAVRRLVGRRALGSAPLATAGRGPVAPPELPAPRRAGPPATPGATLDEPGDDPMGRLLAAKRRATGTASSEDVHGPSGE, encoded by the coding sequence TTGCCGATTCGATTCGCCGCCACTCCGCCCGAGACCGCGTTGCTGGTCGTCCTGGCCTGCGGCGTCGCGCTCTTCGTGTGGCGCGTGGCCGCCGCCAGTGTCTCCGACCTCACTCCCCGGCGCCGCCATGGCGCCTCCGTGGCCCGCCTCGTCCTTCTGGCGCTCGTCCTGGCTCCCCTCGCCCACCCGGCATGGGTGGCTCTGACAACGCGCCTGTGCGTGGTCTTCGCCATCGACTCCTCGCGTTCCATTCAGCCGGGCCAGTCCGCGGCGGCGGAGCGCTACGTCGCCGCCGCCCTGCGCGGAATGCGCCCGGGCGATCAGGCCGCGGTCGCGACGTTCGCCGCCGCGCTCCAGGTGCACCTGCCGCCCACAGAGCGCCTGTCCCTGGCGCCGCTGACGCACGCCGGCAACCTGGACGCCACCGACCTCGGCGGCGCTGTCGCCGGCGCGGCATCGCTCGTGCCGCCCGGCGCCGTCGGCAAGGTCGTCCTGCTTTCGGACGGCAATGACACGGCCGGGCGCGCTCTGGCCGACACCTCCGCGCTCGCCGCGTCCGGGGTGTCCGTCGACACCGTGCCGCTGGCGGCGAGCCTGAGGTCCGAGGTGCTCGTGGAGGGTATGGAGGCGCCCGCTCGCGCGGCGGTTGGCCAGCCCTTCGAGGCGGTGGTCACCCTGCGGTCGCTCGGCTCGGCCGGTGGGCGGCTGACCGTGACGGCTGACGGCGCCACCGTCGCGGCGCGACGGGTCGACATGCGGGCCGGACGCACGCCGGTTACCGTGACGGTGCCGGGGCGCAGGGCGGGAGCCTGCCGCCTCCAGGCCATCCTCCTGGCAGATCGCGGCGCCGACACCTGGCCGCAGAACAACCGCGGCGCCGCCATCGTGGTTGTCCGCAGCCGGCCGCGGGTCCTCTATGCCGCCGAGGAGCACTCCACTGGGCGGTACCTGGGCGCTGCTCTGGGCGCGCACGGCATCGACCTGGTGCCGCGCAGGCCCGCCGACATGCCTTCCAGCGCCCAGGAGCTTCAGCGGTTCGACGCGATCCTGCTGGCGGACGCTCCGGCGAGCGCCATCTCGGACACGCAGGCCGCGGCGCTGCTGACGGCGTGCCGCGACCTGGGCGTGGGCCTCGGAATGGTTGGCGGCGAGTCGAGCTTCGGCGTCGGCGGCTACCGCGGCTCGCCGCTCGAGGCGGCGCTGCCGGTTCGGCTCGACATCCGCGACATGCGGCGGATCCCGCCGGTCTCCGTCGCTCTGGCCATCGACCGCTCGAGCAGCATGGAGGAGGGCGCCGGGCCGGGACGGCGCAAGCTCGACCTGGCGCTGGAGGCGGCGGCCCGCGCCGTCGAGGCGCTTAAGCCAGACGACCGCATGGCCGTGGTCGCCTTCGCGGAGGCAGCGGACACCGTGGTGCCCCTGACGCGGGTCACGGATCGCGGGTCGGTCCTATCGCGCATCGCGGCGATCACCACGGGAGGCGGCACGAGCGTCTACAGCGGTCTGGCCGCAGCTTTCGAGCAAGTGCGCGGCGGCGCTCCCGGCGTGCGCCACATCATCCTTCTGACCGACGGACAGTCGAACGACCCCGACTACGGCGGCCTCGTCCGCCGCATGCGCGCCGCCCGCGTCACGCTGACCTGCGTGGCGGTCGGTGGCGGGACCGGCTCGGTTAACGAGCCGCTCCTCTCCTCGCTGGCCGCGCAGTGCGGCGGACGCTTCTTCCGGGTGGATCGTGTCCAGGAGATCCCCCGCATCTACCTCCAGGAGATCCAGCGCATCTCCAGTCGCCCGATCATCGAGCGCTCCTTCGTCCCCATCGCCGCGGCCTCCCCGATCCCGCTACCGCGCGGCGTAGGGAGCAGCCTGCCGCCGCTCCTCGGCTACAACCTGACGCGGCCGGCGCCAGGCGCCAACGTCCTGCTGCGCGCTCCCGGCGGCGATCCGGTGCTGGCGCTCGGCCGCTACGGACTCGGCCGAACCCTGGCGTTCACGTCCGACGCTCAGAACCGATGGGGCGTGCACTGGGTGGCATGGAGAGGGTATCCGGCCTTCTGGGCGCAGGCGATGCGCTGGCTGATGCGTCCTCCAGAGTCGCGAGGGCTGCGCGCGAGCGTGACCGTCCGTGGCAGCACGGCCCGCATCGTTGCGCGCGCGGTGGGCGCCGATGGCCGGCCGGTGGATGGGCTCGCGCTCGTGGCGCGCGTGGCCGGCCCGGGCGGCGCGGCGTCTCCTTCCGGCGGCATCCCGCTGGCGGCGAGCGGGCCAGGGCGCTACGAGGCCGCGTTCGACGCCGCCCAGCCCGGCAGCTATGCGGTGAACGTTGTGCGCGACGGCGCCGGGTCGGCGGGCGGAGCGGCCAGGGCGGCCCTGGTCGTTCCCTACCCGCCGGAGTACCGGACGGTCCAGACGGATCGGTTCCTGCTGTCCAGCCTGGCGCGCGCCGCCGGCGGCGAGATGACTCAGGACCCGGCGCGCGCGTTCGGCGAACGCCGCGCCGCCGTCGCCAGTTCGGTGCCGCTCTGGCGCGCGCTCGTCCTGCTCGCGCTGCTGCTCCTGCCCTGCGACGTTGCGGTGAGGCGGCTGGTCGGTCGCCGGGCCCTCGGGTCGGCGCCGCTCGCCACGGCCGGCCGCGGCCCGGTAGCGCCTCCTGAGTTGCCCGCGCCGCGTCGCGCTGGGCCGCCCGCGACGCCAGGCGCCACACTCGACGAGCCGGGCGACGACCCCATGGGGCGGCTCCTGGCGGCCAAGCGGCGCGCCACGGGCACGGCCAGCAGCGAGGACGTCCACGGGCCGTCGGGCGAGTGA
- the pyrF gene encoding orotidine-5'-phosphate decarboxylase has translation MVREPRPATARDRLIVALDVGERDAALRLVEGLRGHVGAFKVGLELVNAVGAGIWDDLRATGADRIFYDCKLHDIPNTVEAASRAIRRRGLWMMNVHAAGGIRMVGAARHGLEAGGREALDDRAILLGVTLLTSLASEELASELAAALPRADYVRAMARLTQRAGGDGVVASALEAAAVREACGDGFLIVTPGIRPAGSDAVDQRRVVTPAEAVARGADYLVVGRPITRAPSPRDAADRVVEAIASAL, from the coding sequence ATGGTGCGTGAACCGCGGCCGGCAACTGCCCGCGATCGGCTAATCGTGGCGCTCGACGTGGGCGAGCGCGACGCCGCGCTGCGCCTCGTCGAGGGGTTGCGCGGGCACGTCGGCGCGTTCAAGGTCGGCCTCGAGCTCGTGAACGCCGTCGGCGCGGGCATCTGGGACGATCTGCGGGCGACAGGGGCCGACCGAATCTTCTATGACTGCAAGCTGCACGACATTCCGAACACGGTGGAGGCAGCGTCGCGCGCGATCCGCCGCCGGGGCCTCTGGATGATGAACGTGCACGCCGCCGGAGGCATCCGGATGGTGGGCGCCGCCCGCCACGGGCTCGAGGCGGGCGGGCGGGAGGCGCTCGACGATCGAGCGATCTTGCTGGGCGTCACGCTGCTAACGAGCCTGGCTTCCGAGGAGCTCGCGAGCGAGTTGGCGGCGGCTCTCCCGCGCGCCGACTACGTGCGGGCGATGGCGCGCCTGACGCAACGCGCCGGAGGCGACGGGGTGGTCGCCTCGGCGCTCGAGGCGGCCGCCGTGCGCGAGGCGTGCGGCGACGGCTTCCTCATCGTGACGCCGGGCATCCGGCCGGCCGGCTCCGATGCCGTCGACCAGCGACGGGTCGTCACCCCGGCGGAGGCCGTCGCCCGCGGCGCGGACTACCTCGTGGTGGGCCGGCCCATCACGCGCGCTCCGTCGCCCCGCGACGCGGCGGACCGCGTGGTGGAGGCCATCGCCTCGGCACTCTGA
- a CDS encoding type II secretion system protein, with protein sequence MRLFRRLRNRKGFTLIELLIVILVLAILMAVALPLYLGAVSDSQVKTCRANMQTIANAEAAYKTKDSSHAYTEDLANLADNLGATPVCPSGGTYSVSAAGGTSQGGATVPAGALIVSCDADGHGVFAPGFDSE encoded by the coding sequence ATGAGACTATTCCGCAGACTGAGGAACCGCAAGGGCTTTACGCTCATCGAGCTTCTGATTGTCATCCTGGTGCTGGCGATCCTGATGGCGGTCGCCCTGCCGCTCTATCTGGGGGCGGTCAGCGACTCGCAGGTCAAGACATGCCGCGCCAACATGCAGACCATCGCCAACGCGGAGGCTGCGTACAAGACCAAGGACAGCAGCCACGCCTATACGGAGGACCTGGCGAACCTGGCCGACAACCTGGGCGCCACCCCCGTCTGCCCGTCCGGCGGCACCTACTCGGTGTCCGCGGCGGGCGGCACCTCCCAGGGCGGCGCCACCGTCCCGGCCGGCGCTCTGATCGTCTCCTGCGATGCTGACGGTCACGGGGTCTTCGCTCCCGGCTTCGACTCCGAGTAA
- a CDS encoding type II secretion system F family protein has protein sequence MPTFHYSARDRAGRAVRGSLAATDEAALREQLRRKDLFVTTLSVARDARSQGSSFRRKKITLNDMVVVSRQLATLVRAGLPLVECLYTTADQTQNPLLRAALNEIRSDVLAGSTLTDALAKHPKVFSELYQALAQAGEVSGTLDDTLQVAAEQLDKEQELREKVKAAFVYPAAVVVTAVGVVFFLLTFVVPVFANVYAQFKADLPPPTQMLVTASKIIRSYWYIAAAGLYVAFRLAKRWQATERGRRTCDAIKLRMPLLGSLNRKIAISRLCRTFSAMVSAGVPILSGMQTSARVTGNCIIMEAVTGAITKVNEGARLSVPLEQSGQFPPMVTRMIAAGEESGNMDDMLRQITVFYDRDIEYAVQRLTRLLEPLLTVVLGLIVGFVLLALYMPIFNLTKVIHK, from the coding sequence ATGCCGACTTTTCATTATTCCGCGCGAGACAGGGCCGGCCGGGCCGTCCGCGGGAGTCTGGCTGCCACCGACGAGGCGGCGCTCCGCGAGCAGCTCCGTCGCAAGGACCTGTTCGTCACCACGCTCTCGGTCGCCCGGGATGCCAGGTCGCAGGGTAGCAGCTTTCGGCGCAAGAAGATCACCCTCAACGACATGGTGGTGGTCAGTCGTCAGCTCGCCACGCTTGTGCGAGCCGGGCTTCCGCTCGTCGAGTGCCTCTACACGACGGCGGACCAGACGCAGAACCCGCTGCTTCGCGCGGCGCTCAACGAGATACGCTCGGACGTGCTCGCAGGGAGCACGCTGACCGACGCGCTCGCGAAGCACCCGAAGGTCTTCTCCGAGCTCTACCAGGCGCTCGCGCAGGCCGGCGAGGTCTCCGGTACGCTCGACGACACGCTTCAGGTGGCCGCCGAGCAACTCGATAAGGAGCAGGAGCTGCGCGAGAAGGTTAAGGCCGCCTTCGTCTACCCGGCGGCGGTGGTCGTCACCGCCGTGGGCGTCGTGTTCTTCCTGCTCACCTTCGTCGTTCCCGTCTTCGCCAACGTCTACGCCCAGTTCAAGGCGGATCTCCCCCCGCCCACCCAGATGCTCGTGACCGCAAGCAAGATCATCCGCTCGTACTGGTACATCGCCGCGGCCGGGCTCTACGTCGCCTTCCGGCTCGCCAAACGCTGGCAGGCCACCGAGCGGGGACGCCGGACCTGCGACGCGATCAAGCTTCGCATGCCGCTGTTGGGCTCGCTCAACCGCAAGATCGCCATATCGCGCCTTTGCCGCACCTTCAGCGCGATGGTCTCGGCGGGCGTGCCGATCCTCTCCGGCATGCAGACCTCCGCAAGGGTCACCGGGAACTGCATAATCATGGAAGCCGTCACCGGCGCGATCACCAAGGTGAATGAGGGCGCGCGGCTCTCCGTTCCACTCGAGCAGAGCGGCCAGTTCCCGCCGATGGTCACGCGGATGATCGCCGCGGGCGAGGAGTCCGGCAACATGGACGATATGCTGCGGCAGATCACGGTGTTCTACGACCGCGACATCGAGTACGCGGTCCAGCGGCTGACGCGCCTCCTGGAGCCGCTGCTTACGGTCGTACTGGGCCTGATCGTGGGATTCGTCCTGCTGGCGCTCTACATGCCGATCTTCAACCTGACGAAGGTCATCCACAAGTAA
- a CDS encoding type II/IV secretion system protein produces the protein MMGQIGQRLLADGVISEAQLEAALDRKRQTGEFLGEVLVHMGAVPARAIGKLLEAMVGVPYVDLSEARIEPQAAAMVPEKYQRRHRLLPYDVEGRRLFVAMSDPLNVMVVDDLHLMTGLKIVPMLALNAEILDGFSRAHTVRNAAESVLKEIEDSEGGPSAEPELSVDQLVNLAEDAPIIRLVNSIVAGGITAGASDVHIEPQEKAVRVRYRMDGILYEQMTLPTHHHAAVVSRIKIMSHLNIAERRRPQDGRIVFATDAGPYDLRVSTMPTIYGEKIVLRVLDKSGISVPLDALGFFSDQRDLYEAFIRRPHGMILVTGPTGSGKSTTLYTSLNQINDVSRNIITVEDPVEYNLAGISQMQANAKIGLTFATGLRTIVRQDPDVIMVGEIRDTETAEIAVQAALTGHLVFSTLHTNDAPGAIVRLQNMGVEAFLIVSALIGVIGQRLLRKVCVGCAEPCDPDPALLRSLGVGPERLGNATFQRGRGCPRCGGRGYKGRTAAFEVMRISDRLRQAVLSNAGGAVLKDIAQQDGMASMRESGIRKALEGSTTLDEVCRVLLSEEDAEAVIGQPRAA, from the coding sequence ATGATGGGCCAGATAGGCCAGCGGCTCCTGGCCGACGGAGTCATCTCCGAGGCACAGCTCGAGGCCGCGCTCGATCGCAAGCGCCAGACCGGCGAGTTTCTCGGCGAGGTTCTCGTCCACATGGGCGCCGTGCCGGCCAGGGCGATCGGCAAACTGCTGGAGGCGATGGTCGGCGTGCCCTACGTGGACCTCTCCGAGGCGCGCATCGAACCACAGGCCGCCGCGATGGTGCCGGAGAAGTACCAGCGGCGTCATCGGTTGCTGCCCTACGACGTGGAGGGCCGGCGCCTGTTCGTGGCGATGAGCGACCCGCTCAACGTGATGGTCGTCGACGACCTTCACCTGATGACAGGGCTGAAGATCGTGCCGATGCTCGCGCTGAACGCCGAGATCCTGGACGGCTTCAGCCGCGCCCACACGGTGCGAAACGCCGCCGAGAGCGTGCTGAAGGAGATCGAGGACTCCGAGGGTGGGCCCAGCGCCGAGCCCGAGCTCTCGGTCGACCAGCTCGTTAACCTGGCGGAGGACGCGCCGATCATTCGCCTGGTGAACTCCATCGTCGCCGGCGGGATCACGGCCGGCGCCAGCGACGTGCACATCGAGCCGCAGGAAAAGGCGGTCCGGGTCCGCTATCGCATGGACGGCATCCTGTACGAGCAGATGACGCTGCCCACGCACCATCATGCCGCCGTGGTATCGCGCATCAAGATCATGTCGCACCTGAACATCGCCGAGCGCCGCCGACCCCAGGATGGGCGCATCGTGTTCGCGACCGACGCCGGCCCCTACGACCTGCGCGTCTCGACGATGCCGACCATCTACGGGGAGAAGATCGTGCTCAGGGTGCTCGACAAATCGGGCATCAGCGTCCCGCTGGACGCGCTGGGCTTCTTCAGCGATCAGCGCGATCTGTACGAAGCCTTCATCCGCCGTCCGCACGGCATGATCCTGGTCACGGGGCCCACGGGATCCGGCAAGTCGACAACGCTCTACACGTCGCTCAACCAGATCAACGACGTCAGCCGCAACATCATAACGGTCGAGGACCCGGTCGAGTACAACCTGGCGGGCATCAGCCAGATGCAGGCCAACGCCAAGATCGGCCTGACGTTCGCCACCGGCCTGCGCACCATCGTGCGTCAGGATCCCGATGTCATCATGGTCGGCGAGATCCGCGACACCGAGACCGCGGAGATCGCGGTGCAGGCGGCGCTAACCGGCCATCTCGTCTTCAGTACGCTCCACACCAACGATGCTCCCGGCGCCATCGTCCGCCTGCAGAACATGGGCGTCGAGGCGTTCCTGATCGTCTCCGCACTGATCGGCGTCATCGGGCAGCGCCTGCTTCGCAAGGTCTGCGTTGGATGCGCGGAACCCTGTGACCCGGACCCGGCACTGCTTCGCTCGCTCGGCGTGGGGCCCGAGCGGCTTGGAAACGCCACGTTCCAGCGCGGCCGCGGATGCCCACGTTGCGGCGGTCGGGGGTACAAGGGCCGCACGGCGGCCTTCGAGGTGATGCGCATCTCGGACCGGCTGCGCCAGGCCGTCCTCTCCAACGCGGGCGGCGCCGTGCTCAAGGACATCGCCCAGCAGGACGGGATGGCGAGCATGCGCGAGTCCGGGATCCGCAAGGCGCTGGAGGGGTCGACGACGCTCGACGAGGTATGCCGCGTCCTGCTGAGCGAAGAGGACGCGGAAGCGGTAATCGGGCAGCCCCGAGCTGCCTAG
- a CDS encoding iron-sulfur cluster assembly accessory protein, whose amino-acid sequence MLLQVRAARLPRAPCVAYNLAALTFTGRRRKYRGVPPRACEHHKEHSVTTSTTLRETAPVTLTEKAATEIRGLFERQGMPGAALRVFVSGGGCSGLQYGMAIAEEVEEGDLQFTQHGVRVLIDPTSVQHMRDSSIDFVEDEMGGGFKIDNPNAVSGCGCGSSFSTEEGGGGGCSCGCGSSASTQGHESGGCSCGCGSSSATEEPEGHGCSCGGH is encoded by the coding sequence ATGTTACTTCAGGTGCGCGCTGCACGCTTGCCACGGGCACCGTGCGTGGCGTATAATTTAGCGGCACTAACATTTACGGGTCGGCGTAGGAAGTACCGGGGCGTGCCGCCCCGCGCTTGCGAACACCACAAGGAGCATTCAGTGACCACATCCACCACACTGCGGGAGACGGCCCCGGTCACGCTGACCGAGAAGGCGGCGACGGAGATCCGCGGCCTCTTCGAGCGCCAGGGAATGCCGGGCGCCGCGCTGCGCGTCTTCGTGTCCGGCGGCGGGTGCAGCGGACTCCAGTACGGCATGGCCATCGCCGAGGAGGTCGAGGAAGGCGATCTGCAGTTCACCCAGCATGGCGTGCGCGTCCTGATCGACCCCACCAGCGTGCAGCATATGCGTGACTCCAGCATCGACTTCGTCGAGGACGAGATGGGCGGTGGCTTCAAGATCGACAACCCGAACGCGGTGAGCGGCTGCGGGTGCGGCTCCTCCTTCTCGACAGAGGAGGGCGGGGGCGGCGGCTGTTCGTGCGGCTGCGGCTCGTCCGCCTCGACACAGGGACACGAGAGCGGCGGCTGCTCCTGCGGCTGCGGCTCATCCTCCGCGACCGAGGAGCCCGAGGGCCACGGTTGCTCCTGCGGCGGCCACTGA